The following proteins are co-located in the Paralichthys olivaceus isolate ysfri-2021 chromosome 10, ASM2471397v2, whole genome shotgun sequence genome:
- the vtcn1 gene encoding V-set domain-containing T-cell activation inhibitor 1 produces the protein MSVLGRIIFYSMLALIVAFAAIIIIILCFAFSDSTSAVLSSNAAPIANLGHDLLLSCYLLKQTVTSVSVTWEKKGLSGVVYNYKNGAANLQDQSSQFKGRTQLFPEALATGNASLLIRKVRKGDEGEYTCSISSPEKGGTVNIHLRTAAYTAPTFTLSDSVLTAQAGRWFPKPNVTWLSVDDEVLEGVTNFSQSPNKIYSVTSKVPVNMDDSFICRIENDLVISVSTATVTGSSVSEDSYFTFSAASSLLASVPPSITTTGVLCIYYLT, from the exons ATGAGCGTCCTGGGGAGGATCATCTTTTACAG CATGTTAGCCCTCATCGTCGCCTTCGcggccatcatcatcatcatcctctgctTTGCCTTCTCAG ATTCCACGTCTGCCGTACTGAGCAGTAACGCGGCGCCCATCGCAAACCTGGGCCATGACCTGCTCCTCAGCTGCTACCTTCTCAAGCAGACTGTCACAAGCGTGTCGGTCACCTGGGAGAAGAAGGGCCTGAGCGGAGTGGTTTACAATTACAAGAACGGAGCTGCCAACCTGCAGGACCAGAGCTCACAGTTCAAGGGGAGAACTCAGCTGTTCCCTGAAGCTTTGGCTACAGGGAACGCTTCCCTGCTGATCAGGAAGGTGAGGAAAGGCGACGAGGGCGAGTACACGTGCAGCATCAGCTCCCCTGAGAAAGGAGGCACAGTCAACATTCATCTCAGGACAGCAG CCTATACAGCCCCCACATTCACACTTTCCGACAGCGTGCTGACGGCTCAGGCCGGCAGGTGGTTCCCTAAACCTAACGTGACGTGGTTGAGCGTGGACGATGAAGTCCTGGAGGGAGTGACCAACTTCTCACAGAGCCCCAACAAGATATACAGCGTCACGAGCAAGGTGCCAGTTAACATGGACGACTCCTTCATCTGCAGGATTGAAAACGACCTGGTGATCTCTGTCTCTACAGCAACGGTGACAG GTTCGAGTGTATCAGAGGACTCGTACTTCACCTTCAGTGCTGCTTCATCCCTGCTGGCGTCAGTTCCTCCGAGTATCACGACCACAGGCGTCCTCTGCATCTATTACCTGACATAA